Part of the Nostoc sp. ATCC 53789 genome, ATTTAACTGTGCTTGTGCTTCTTGCAAGCTTTTTTGGGCGGTTTCCAGGTTTAAACGCTTACTATCTCGTTGAGAGGCGGAAATTGCACCTTGTTGATATAGTTGCTGATAACGTTCGTCTTCTGCTTGGGCATGTTGGACTTCGGCTTGGAATCGTTCAATTGTCGCTGCTTGAGTATTAATATCACCTTGGCGTTCTGCTTCTAAGCGAGCGATCGCGGCTTTTTGGGCAGCAATTTCACCACGTTTAGCACCTGCTTGGGTACGGTTTAGGTTTGCCTGTGCTACTTTTACCTGTTCCTGCGCCTCTTTTAATTCTGCCTGTAAGCGATCGCGGCTATTCAAAATTGCAATCAATTGTCCCGCTTTTACCCAATCCCCCTCTTTTACTAACAACTTTTCTACCCGGCTTCCTTCAGCAGATACCGCAGCAGAGAGTTTTATTACCTTTCCCTGTGGTTCAATTCGCCCTAAAGCTGTTACCGTTTTTAACTGTGGTAATTGTGTTGCTGGCACTTGTGTTTCTGGATTTGCATAATTTTGCCAGCGTTTTACTATATAAAAACTTATTCCGCCAATCAATAAAGATGCAATTATACCTATAGCAACAGATGGACGCAGAATAGACTTAGGGAACGTTCTGTACCCTAGCTTTGAGTTTCGCACCATAGATTACCTCTTAACTAGTGGCGCAGAAAAAACTAAATAGATTAAGTTTTTATCCTTACTTCTGTTAGTTGTTGTTAATTTATCGATTCAAAGTTCATAAAAAATGAAAATTGTTGACAATTTATCAATCTGCTGCGATTTTCTGTATACGATAATAAATCACTCTTCAGTATTATTCCCATTTCACTTTAAGGTTGATACAAATAGCCACCAGGAGAGCAGGGTGACAGAAGTAGAGACAAATTATTTGTATCAGTCATTTCGTGAAATGGTATAAGATCCTCATGTTAATGATGAGCTAGTTTTCTTTTTTGAAAGTACTTAGGTATAGTAAACGGTTTCCCAATTACGGGTTGTAACAGTGCCAACAATCAGAGACAGATTAAGCCAAAAATAAATATTTTTTGTCATGATAAATTAATAATTTTTAATTCCTAAAAAATCTCTTTAGATTTAATATTTTTATAATTTTTTGTGATATATTTTCACTGTTAAAAGTTATTTTTATAAATTAGTTCTGTTAGCGTATCCGCAATTTTTTCAGGTGTCACAAGCTTTTATTTATATATAACACCGTGTGCAACTTTCTCTCAGACCTAACCCCCAACCCCTTCCCTTGTAGGGAAGGGGAGCAATAATCAAAGCCTATCGACCTTTCGGGGAGAGGAATGGAAGTGGGGTTTTAAGAATAAGTCGCACATCCCGTGATATAGCTTCTAAATATCTATCCACGTAATAAGGGCGCACAGCTAAGTGTACGCCCCATAAATAAATGTATTCCACTGAATTGAAATATGTGATTTAGCTGATCGAATTACTCAAAAACACGATGCCGATCGCGCAGAAAGCGAAGCCAGCAATGCTAATTTTCCAGGGTAGAGTCCGGTTTATTTCTCCCATACCCATTGCACCGCCAATTTCTCTGGCGCTCATGGCAACCACAAACAGAGTCAATGTCATACCTACTATATAGGCAATTAGTGGGAACATTCCTGCCCCGATAATAGAATCAGCAACAGTGTAACCCTGAAATAAACCAGCACTGATACCCATCAGAGCAAGTACCACAAAGTTTGGTTGATTTGGCATCATCAGCATAGTACTAAAAACGATGGTAGAAATAGCGATCGCTATTTCTATGCCTGGAAAATTTAGCTGGAATAGATGAATTACAATGCCCAAAATTGCTGCTAAGGCAAAACATCCAGCGATCGCAGCGCCACGAACAAACATAGATGACAGTAAGCCAATAGCAACAATCCCCACCAAACAATCTAAGGCAATTACTGGATCTGCCAATCCCCAGAGAAAGCCTTCCCACCAGGTAGTGATGGTATGACTATCTGGCGTTCCACTCCATGAACTCAGTAAGCTAATTAAAATTAAAGCTGCGATCGCTCCAATATGGCGATCCATTAACCTTGATGTGTAAAATTCCTGTGAAGCACGGAATTCTGATAATTTCCTTTTGAA contains:
- a CDS encoding ABC exporter membrane fusion protein gives rise to the protein MVRNSKLGYRTFPKSILRPSVAIGIIASLLIGGISFYIVKRWQNYANPETQVPATQLPQLKTVTALGRIEPQGKVIKLSAAVSAEGSRVEKLLVKEGDWVKAGQLIAILNSRDRLQAELKEAQEQVKVAQANLNRTQAGAKRGEIAAQKAAIARLEAERQGDINTQAATIERFQAEVQHAQAEDERYQQLYQQGAISASQRDSKRLNLETAQKSLQEAQAQLNRTQSASQQQVKQATATLEEIAEVRGVDVEAAQAEINRAVAAMNLAKVNLKQAEVRSPQSGQVFEIHTHPGELVSNDGIADIGQTSQMYVIAEVYESDIGKVHSGQQVQIFGDYLPLELQGIVDRKGLQVRRQNVINTDPVSNIDNRVVEVYIRLDEVSSRKAASLTNMQVKAVIEL
- a CDS encoding HupE/UreJ family protein is translated as MFKRKLSEFRASQEFYTSRLMDRHIGAIAALILISLLSSWSGTPDSHTITTWWEGFLWGLADPVIALDCLVGIVAIGLLSSMFVRGAAIAGCFALAAILGIVIHLFQLNFPGIEIAIAISTIVFSTMLMMPNQPNFVVLALMGISAGLFQGYTVADSIIGAGMFPLIAYIVGMTLTLFVVAMSAREIGGAMGMGEINRTLPWKISIAGFAFCAIGIVFLSNSIS